The following DNA comes from Rosa rugosa chromosome 5, drRosRugo1.1, whole genome shotgun sequence.
ATACTCGGAATGGAGACATACCCATCCATTTCAGGCATTTGAATATCCATGAAACAAGCATCAAAGTTGTGTGGTATTTGAAGCAAATGCAATGCAGCTTTGCCACTGTCAACACACACTACATCAGCTCTGAACTTTTTTAATGCACCTGCAGCAACTCTTCTGTTTACCATATTGTCATCAACCACCAAGATTTTTTTACCAGAGAGCAGGCTTTGAAGGAAATTAGATCCATTAGGCAGCTCCTTCCCCTGTTGCCTCTTCTTCCCTATGCCAAGCACCTGTTGAAGACATGCAGCTACCATACTAGCCCTCAAAGGTTTCATAATCACGGTATCTGTAAAACCAGCTGCCTTTGCCTTATCAAATTCACCTTCACCGAAATTGGTTGCAAGAAGGATCATCTTAGGCAGCTTATATATATGCCCATTCTGTTTCCATTCCAATTGCTGTATGTTGAGATCACATTCTTCACCAGAAATCCATGCATCCTTTTCTACTAGAATTATATCTGGAGGGACAATATTTCTGCCATATAGAACAAAGTAGTTCGGCCCAATTAGTCAAATTGTACATTTTTCAAGAGTGAACATGCAAACTTATTTTTTAGGTCTTCTAACAATATATTTGGTAGGTTCCATGTCCAACTATTGCATGCAAGTGTTCTCCATATGCATTAAAGATGTTTTTTTGGGTTTACAAAACTTTACTCTCAGAATTCTGAGAGATCTTCTCTTAGTTTGATATGTATTTTATTGTAGTTAATGACAATACCATTAAAAGATTTAGCAAGAGTAAACGTACCCAGATGTCGCAGAACCATTTCTTCCACAAAAAGCAACAGCCATCTTTATGCTACTTACAACTTCTACCAAGATTCCAAGTCTCTTCAAGTGGTATTTTGTTACAGCAGCTCTCACAAGTTTTCCATCAACTAGTATCGATCTCAATCCTCTAAAGTTAGAAGGTAGATCTTCCAACTTAGGTTTTTTCAAGTCACTAACTACATTTTCTTTGCACCTCCCAAAATTAGCCGTGAACGAAAATGTGCTCCCAACATGAGGTCGACTTGTGAAGTTTATCTGACCACCCATCAGTTCAACTAGACACTTACTGATGCTCAAGCCGATACCAGTGCCTCCATAATGTCTAGAGGTTGAACTGTCTGCCTGCATGAAGGGCATAAATACTCGTTCTTGGGCACATAATGGTATACCAATTCCTGTATCTTCCACAGATACCATCAAAGTGATATGTCCAGAAGCCTCATTATTGGCTGCAACATTACTTGAAACATCAGTTCTATGTTCTTCATTAGCAATTAGATGCTTAAAAGTATCCCAACTATTCTGATCATCAGCTGCTTCACATCCACTTAACGTCTTAAACTGACGACCATCAGATGTTTTTACACCTTCATCTGATCCTCCGTTCAAGTAAGTCATTGATTTCCCATTAATCATGGCCTTCGAGGGCTCAGCTAGATGGACTTTGACAAATATATGTCCTCGTTCTGTGAACTGCAACAATTCTTATTATAATGAATATCAAATATGAAAATTAGACAGGCAAGACAACAATGAATGTAATGGTGGAAATTAGCTCAGCAAGTGTAAACCCCAATCAGAACTTTCCAGGGGAAAATTGATTAAGATCTAATGAATATCGTATCTGAGCTGGCAAGTAAAACATGAAAATTCCACTTACTTTAATAGAGTTGCCCACAAGATTTGTAATGATTTGTCTGAATCTCCCGGGATCACCGATAAAAATTTCTGGAACTTTATCGGAAACAAATACTGCAAGCTTCATGTCCCAAGGTATATATCAAAGTAGACCGATTTGCAAAGGGTGAACACCACCACCCATTGAGAAGAAGGAACCGAAAgttgaaaaatgaagaaatagaaaTTAGTTGTAATATAACAGTTCATGGTTGACAATTTAAGAACACTAAGAAAATGCGACCATGACAGAAATGAAGCAATCTTGAAAATGCAATAACTCTGAGCTGCTCTTACTGTTGTTATCAGAACGTACCTCTATACCCATATTTCTAgacttttcagaaaataaagaaaGGACATCATCTAGTATAGATCGAATGCCAAATGGAACTTGTTCCAGCTCCAACCTTCCAGCTTCAATTTTTGCCCGGTCAAGCACCTCATTTATTAATGCTATCAGTGCCTTTCCACAGGCCTGAGCAGTTTGAGCATAATCCCTCTGGGTTCCACTTAAAGCTGTATCTAGAAGCAAGGCAAGCATTCCTGCAATAATGGGGAATGGTCACTGTAACATTTACAAGAAAGTATTCGCAAATTGATAACATGATACAATAAAATGTATAAAAAGGAAAATCCGTCAACATACCAAGGATTCCATTCATGGGTGTTCGAATTTCATGGGAAACAGTAGCAAGAAACTGgcataaaaacaaaagagatcACGGATCACATACATGGCAATGGGAAATTAAGTACATTTTGGAAAATGTTGAAAATAGTACCTGGGACTTGGCAACATCAGCAGCTTCTGCTCGAACTTTTAATTCTTCCATTTCACGGAAATCATCCTCGACTTTGACAATGTGCATTGCAGCTCCATATAAGATATACCCAACTAATAAACCAATCACAAAGAATAAGAATGCAGTGTTAATTGCTGTCCATGATGTCGGTGCCTTGTGATGATATCTGCTcagaataaaaaattataaagcATCAGCATGACAAAACCACTAAAACTTCTCCATCTATTATAAGCTGGTTGAATGGGCGCCCTTACCTACATATCATCTGATGCTTTCTGAAGGGATCCCCAAAATCAAGCTTACTTTCATGCAGAAGAGACGTGTCACCATCTTGATGATATTGGTGACCATACATGATTAGGGGATCAGAAGATTTTGTGACATCATATACATAAACCATAATGGCCTGATTCCCAGCAAGTTGCCCAAGTAAATTCTCTACAAGGGACTCAACATCAAAGGCTCCACCAAGGTACCTGCATTCAATCATATTACAATTTAAACACACACATCTACAGCTTCCAGATAATATGTGCAAAAACTTGAAAATGAGAAGGGAAATACTTCTTTCTACTTGGGCCACAAAACATCATAATGGGTGAAACTATAGCATATACTTAGGTAACACAAAAGTTCTGATTGCATTTTATTTTGAAACAGGCATCGAAATACTAGTCATGCTGCAATGACAATGGCAATGGAAGTGATGAGCTAAATTACCCGGAAGCTGCTTTTATGCGCTCCTCCACAGTTGGGTTTGGAGAGAGCTTGGATTTGTAAACAGGGAAAGTCAGCACAACACCAAGATGATGTGAACCGAGCAGCCTGAATGGACTGGTCAGAACTGCTTTTCCAGTAGCCCTAGCCCTTAAAATGTTTTCTCTGTCCTCCTGCACCATGCATTGAAAAACATAGAGGTCAAATGAAACACCAAACTCATGTTCTAATAAAAACCAAAGTAATGTTCACACCATCCAGATGATTACCTCCCCAGACATCATGTCAATTGACTCAATGTAAGAGACGGTTTCCTGCGAGAAAATTACAGGTGCATACTCATCTCGGATGGGTGAGGGCTCCCTCTCCATCGTCTTTATCATCCAGCCATTTTGCCTTTCGAAACTTTCCCTCTCCGAATTAACAACTCTTTGTGCATAGGCCACCCCACTTAATAGAGGCCTCTCGAAGGCAGTTCTGGCTGTGTATTCTGCAAAAGTTTCCTGCATTTTTTGCAAACACAGAAACCCAATCAAAAATTGCACAGCTGAAACCATAGAGCCACATTGAATCATCTTAGCTTCCTCAAAATcagtaaaaagaaaaatcattggGAACTTTGACATTTGGTCACTAACTCATTTTTCCCCTTTCCTTCCCTAATTTGATAGCAAAACAAACACATCCCCAACAATcttgaccgaaaaaaaaaaggccccAACAAGCTATGATCAAAGTTCAAGCACATACCTGATCAATTGCTGATGGGTTCTTGAGGTAATGAAATGTTGAAACAAGGATGGCCAGGGCATGCACATGATTAACACTAACATTGAACTGATCTTGCAACATTCTTGCTCTCTGATCACACATGCTACTAAGCACTTCCACCCTTCTCACTTTGTTATCAGCATCCATGTAATTGTAGATTGACAAGCTCAAATATGCCATCACCAGAATCCAAAGCATCAAAAGCTTTGGGAACCAAGCTCTGTAGGCCTGAATAAAAGTGAAGCCCTTTTTGGCCCCCATTTGCTCATTCAGCCTCACAGCCACAGAGTGGTGGCTCTGCATCTTCAAATTCCCACCCATCACCACAAATTCAACTACctctttgcttcttcttcttcttcttcttcttcttgtttcctCTTCACCCACCTC
Coding sequences within:
- the LOC133709425 gene encoding histidine kinase 4, with protein sequence MGGNLKMQSHHSVAVRLNEQMGAKKGFTFIQAYRAWFPKLLMLWILVMAYLSLSIYNYMDADNKVRRVEVLSSMCDQRARMLQDQFNVSVNHVHALAILVSTFHYLKNPSAIDQETFAEYTARTAFERPLLSGVAYAQRVVNSERESFERQNGWMIKTMEREPSPIRDEYAPVIFSQETVSYIESIDMMSGEEDRENILRARATGKAVLTSPFRLLGSHHLGVVLTFPVYKSKLSPNPTVEERIKAASGYLGGAFDVESLVENLLGQLAGNQAIMVYVYDVTKSSDPLIMYGHQYHQDGDTSLLHESKLDFGDPFRKHQMICRYHHKAPTSWTAINTAFLFFVIGLLVGYILYGAAMHIVKVEDDFREMEELKVRAEAADVAKSQFLATVSHEIRTPMNGILGMLALLLDTALSGTQRDYAQTAQACGKALIALINEVLDRAKIEAGRLELEQVPFGIRSILDDVLSLFSEKSRNMGIELAVFVSDKVPEIFIGDPGRFRQIITNLVGNSIKFTERGHIFVKVHLAEPSKAMINGKSMTYLNGGSDEGVKTSDGRQFKTLSGCEAADDQNSWDTFKHLIANEEHRTDVSSNVAANNEASGHITLMVSVEDTGIGIPLCAQERVFMPFMQADSSTSRHYGGTGIGLSISKCLVELMGGQINFTSRPHVGSTFSFTANFGRCKENVVSDLKKPKLEDLPSNFRGLRSILVDGKLVRAAVTKYHLKRLGILVEVVSSIKMAVAFCGRNGSATSGNIVPPDIILVEKDAWISGEECDLNIQQLEWKQNGHIYKLPKMILLATNFGEGEFDKAKAAGFTDTVIMKPLRASMVAACLQQVLGIGKKRQQGKELPNGSNFLQSLLSGKKILVVDDNMVNRRVAAGALKKFRADVVCVDSGKAALHLLQIPHNFDACFMDIQMPEMDGFEATRRIRQMESKANGEINGGLEGVARKGEWHLPVLAMTADVIHATYDECLKCGMDGYVSKPFEEENLYQAVAKFFKSKPES